A region of Selenomonadales bacterium 4137-cl DNA encodes the following proteins:
- a CDS encoding diguanylate cyclase, with protein MLANRDAKTRLYNTAYMMDQIETEISQAADGGAPFSLLMFDIDYFKKYNDKYGHIQGDALLSRLAELLARLTGNRDTLGRFGGEEFLLLMRGAGPDEAREAAFRLQRAVSTHGFPGEDSQPGGRITVSVGIVTYKSGMTAEQLIHHADNAMYAAKEAGRNQVCISDGHSFTKDGDKIIRIADIAFANQSIGQFLTELENASRRQIPSAHVATLMSFLKVLETHESDTAQHSLLVNKIAISIGQNMGLSDQELLQLNWGTLLHDIGKLAIADSLLLKPGKLTPEEYEAVKLHPTFGYDLLKNNNHLDAANKIILYHHERWDGEGYPYGLKGTQIPFLARICAVADAAAAMAEDRPYRKALSPAAIVAEIRRNAQTQFDPGIVAVFGILASCVLPAVADARRMREIKTVPGA; from the coding sequence CTGCTCGCCAACCGCGACGCCAAAACCCGCCTCTACAACACCGCCTACATGATGGACCAGATCGAAACCGAGATCAGCCAGGCTGCAGATGGCGGCGCCCCCTTCTCCCTCCTCATGTTCGACATCGACTACTTCAAAAAATACAACGACAAATACGGCCACATTCAGGGCGACGCCCTTCTAAGCCGGCTCGCCGAACTACTCGCTCGCCTCACCGGCAACCGCGACACCCTCGGTCGTTTCGGCGGCGAAGAATTCCTGCTCCTCATGCGCGGCGCCGGCCCGGACGAAGCCCGCGAAGCCGCCTTCCGCCTCCAGCGGGCCGTCTCCACCCACGGCTTCCCCGGCGAAGACAGCCAGCCCGGCGGCCGAATCACCGTCAGCGTCGGCATCGTCACCTACAAGTCCGGCATGACCGCCGAGCAACTGATCCACCATGCCGACAACGCCATGTACGCCGCCAAAGAAGCCGGCCGCAACCAGGTCTGCATCAGCGACGGCCACTCCTTCACCAAAGACGGCGACAAAATCATCCGCATCGCCGACATCGCCTTCGCCAACCAGTCCATCGGCCAGTTCCTCACAGAACTCGAAAACGCCTCCCGCCGTCAGATCCCCTCCGCCCATGTCGCCACCCTCATGAGCTTCCTCAAAGTCCTCGAAACCCATGAAAGCGACACCGCCCAGCACTCCCTCCTCGTCAACAAAATCGCCATATCCATCGGCCAAAACATGGGCCTGTCCGACCAAGAACTTCTCCAGCTCAACTGGGGCACCCTCCTCCACGACATCGGCAAACTCGCCATAGCCGACTCCCTCCTGCTCAAGCCCGGCAAACTGACCCCCGAAGAATACGAAGCCGTCAAGCTCCATCCCACCTTCGGCTACGATCTCCTCAAAAACAACAACCACCTCGACGCCGCCAACAAAATCATCCTCTACCACCACGAGCGCTGGGACGGCGAAGGCTACCCTTACGGCCTCAAAGGCACCCAGATACCCTTCCTCGCGCGCATCTGCGCCGTCGCCGACGCCGCTGCCGCCATGGCCGAAGACCGTCCCTACCGCAAAGCCCTCTCCCCCGCAGCCATCGTCGCCGAAATCCGCCGCAACGCCCAAACCCAATTCGACCCCGGCATCGTCGCCGTCTTCGGCATCCTCGCCTCCTGCGTCCTCCCAGCCGTCGCCGACGCACGCCGCATGCGGGAAATCAAAACGGTCCCCGGGGCCTGA
- a CDS encoding substrate-binding domain-containing protein, with protein MLIPRNAMLAAILCLILAAGCSGPGSGPSPTKPAADAKPAGTGRFIVAGSGTNLPITVKLAAAYNKKAGNTVVEVPKSIGTSGAIKAVQEGALELGLVSRSLTAGEKASGLNEIPYAKVAIIFAAHPDVPDNDVTLDDIVRIHRGEKTAWSDGRPIIVLIRGLHDSSNLTLFKLIPGFADAIKDSVSQKRWQVMYHDIDMANSLRTKQGAFGHTDSTEIKINGGIKPLSINGVASTDDNIRSGRYPYVKPLSFIYKGTLTERAKAFIAFVASREGQAVISENGGTPPQ; from the coding sequence ATGCTCATCCCCCGTAACGCCATGCTCGCCGCCATCCTATGCCTCATCCTCGCCGCCGGCTGCTCCGGCCCGGGCAGCGGCCCGTCGCCCACCAAGCCCGCCGCTGACGCCAAACCGGCCGGAACCGGGCGGTTCATCGTCGCCGGCTCGGGCACCAACCTGCCCATAACCGTAAAACTCGCCGCCGCCTACAATAAAAAAGCGGGCAACACCGTTGTCGAAGTGCCGAAAAGCATCGGCACCAGCGGAGCAATCAAAGCCGTCCAGGAAGGCGCCCTCGAACTCGGCCTTGTCTCCCGCTCCCTCACCGCCGGTGAAAAAGCCTCCGGCCTCAACGAAATCCCCTACGCCAAAGTGGCCATCATCTTCGCCGCCCATCCGGACGTACCCGACAATGACGTCACGCTCGACGACATTGTCAGGATCCATCGCGGCGAGAAAACCGCCTGGAGCGACGGTCGGCCCATCATCGTCCTCATTCGCGGCCTTCACGACAGCTCCAACCTGACCCTCTTCAAGCTCATACCCGGCTTCGCCGACGCCATAAAGGACTCAGTTAGCCAGAAACGCTGGCAGGTAATGTATCACGACATCGACATGGCCAACAGCCTCCGCACCAAACAGGGCGCCTTCGGGCACACCGACTCCACCGAAATCAAAATCAACGGCGGCATCAAACCCCTCTCCATAAACGGCGTCGCTTCCACCGACGACAACATCAGAAGCGGCCGCTACCCCTACGTCAAACCCCTTTCCTTCATCTACAAAGGTACCCTTACCGAGCGCGCCAAAGCCTTCATCGCCTTCGTCGCCTCGCGCGAAGGTCAGGCCGTCATATCCGAAAACGGCGGCACACCGCCGCAATAG
- a CDS encoding lytic transglycosylase domain-containing protein yields the protein MRKTTLAVLALLAVLAAAAGFIVYQSDWFQREYIYPFPYREKVFYYATEYEVDPFLIAAVIRTESKFIVNARSPKGAMGLMQMMPETGQWVASQVEQEGFYPGMLNNPDTSIRFGAWYLASLKKEFKENEILVLAAYNGGRGNVSQWMRQLGWDRGFRDIDRIPYKETREYVKKVLAAREHYRLLYGR from the coding sequence TTGCGCAAGACCACCCTGGCCGTGCTGGCGCTGCTCGCCGTGCTGGCGGCGGCGGCCGGCTTTATCGTGTACCAGAGCGACTGGTTCCAGCGGGAGTATATTTATCCTTTCCCTTACCGGGAAAAGGTGTTTTACTATGCGACCGAGTATGAGGTCGATCCTTTCCTGATTGCGGCCGTTATCCGCACAGAGAGCAAATTTATCGTCAACGCCCGTTCACCGAAGGGGGCGATGGGACTTATGCAGATGATGCCCGAGACGGGGCAGTGGGTGGCGAGCCAGGTGGAGCAGGAGGGGTTTTATCCCGGGATGCTCAACAACCCTGATACGAGCATCCGTTTCGGGGCGTGGTATCTGGCGTCGCTGAAGAAGGAGTTTAAGGAGAACGAGATTCTGGTGCTGGCGGCGTATAACGGCGGCCGCGGCAACGTGAGCCAGTGGATGCGCCAGCTGGGCTGGGATCGCGGTTTCCGCGACATCGACAGGATCCCGTATAAGGAGACGCGGGAGTATGTGAAGAAGGTGCTGGCGGCGAGGGAGCATTACCGCTTGCTATACGGCAGGTAA
- a CDS encoding IS1182 family transposase produces MLGSQDKQTSLLDLEAWLDGPLVDPDSIYGLFARWGERLIREEDFADLYSAVGRPSVSPALLSKVLLLMYHDNVSDREAEQRARYDLRWKKALGLGLNETGFDHTALCRFRTRLLLNKQQKLVFERFVRLAKETGILKDRGLQILDSTQVLGAGALQDTYTLIKKAIQKMFAVSSHAGGTARDRLNALSLSLDYSQNGKEKIRWDDAEARTQLLRQLVGDGRAILDALKGAELTADEKTAMELLGNVTEQDIVTDDTGIHLKQGVAPDRILSVTDPDMRHGHKTSSGRFNGHKSQILMDEASELITGIDITAGNRPDGESVDPLLAGTLVKPGKLLGDTAYGTLEARDQMAKHQVTPVAPLPGAHAPKKRFGKQDFTIDFGQGICWCPAGEITATVRHRKGGIDVFVFPKATCNRCKFRDQCTRHGKGKTIELHSQEERRREILAEMATEEFRTLYVKRAKVERKVAHLIRKGMRQARYIGRTKTLLQVAFTAAVVNIKRLYTLTRDQVCPSVGLPAVLVGQ; encoded by the coding sequence GTGTTAGGAAGCCAAGATAAACAGACCAGCTTATTGGATTTAGAAGCGTGGCTGGATGGTCCGCTGGTCGATCCCGATAGCATTTACGGACTGTTTGCCCGGTGGGGCGAGCGCCTCATCCGGGAAGAAGACTTTGCCGACCTGTACAGTGCCGTTGGCCGGCCTTCGGTTTCTCCGGCTCTGCTGTCGAAAGTGCTGTTGTTGATGTATCATGACAACGTTTCGGATCGGGAAGCGGAACAGCGCGCCCGCTATGACCTGCGCTGGAAAAAAGCGCTGGGTCTGGGCCTGAACGAAACGGGCTTCGACCATACGGCCCTGTGCCGGTTTCGTACCCGGCTGCTGCTCAATAAGCAACAGAAGCTGGTTTTTGAACGATTTGTCCGCCTCGCCAAAGAAACGGGGATCTTGAAGGACCGGGGACTGCAGATTCTTGACTCCACCCAGGTGCTGGGAGCGGGCGCTCTCCAGGACACCTACACCTTAATTAAAAAGGCCATCCAGAAGATGTTCGCCGTAAGCAGTCATGCCGGCGGTACGGCACGGGACCGGTTGAACGCCCTTTCTTTGTCCTTGGATTACAGCCAAAACGGCAAGGAGAAGATCCGGTGGGATGATGCTGAAGCCAGAACCCAGCTCCTCCGCCAGTTGGTCGGCGACGGTCGCGCCATCTTGGATGCGCTCAAGGGGGCCGAATTGACGGCGGACGAAAAGACGGCCATGGAACTCCTGGGTAATGTCACCGAGCAGGATATTGTCACCGATGACACCGGTATCCATCTCAAACAGGGCGTGGCTCCTGACCGCATTCTTTCGGTAACGGACCCGGACATGAGGCACGGACACAAAACCTCAAGCGGCAGGTTCAACGGCCATAAGAGCCAGATTCTCATGGACGAAGCCAGTGAACTTATTACCGGCATCGATATCACTGCCGGAAACCGGCCGGATGGCGAGTCGGTCGATCCCTTGTTGGCGGGAACCCTCGTCAAGCCTGGCAAGCTGCTCGGGGATACCGCGTACGGCACACTCGAAGCCCGCGATCAGATGGCTAAACATCAAGTAACGCCGGTGGCGCCGCTGCCAGGGGCTCACGCCCCGAAGAAACGGTTTGGCAAACAGGACTTTACCATCGATTTTGGGCAAGGAATCTGCTGGTGTCCGGCGGGAGAAATCACGGCCACGGTCCGGCATCGCAAGGGCGGCATTGATGTGTTTGTTTTCCCCAAAGCGACCTGCAACCGTTGTAAGTTCCGGGACCAGTGCACCCGTCACGGCAAGGGAAAGACGATTGAGCTGCATTCGCAGGAAGAGCGGCGGCGGGAGATTCTGGCCGAGATGGCCACAGAAGAATTCCGAACGCTGTACGTGAAGCGGGCCAAGGTGGAGCGAAAAGTGGCGCACCTGATTCGCAAAGGAATGCGTCAAGCCAGATATATAGGCAGAACCAAAACGCTCCTTCAGGTCGCGTTTACCGCAGCAGTGGTGAATATCAAACGGCTCTATACACTTACCCGGGACCAAGTCTGCCCATCGGTCGGGCTCCCAGCGGTCCTGGTGGGTCAGTAA
- a CDS encoding peptide ABC transporter substrate-binding protein, with amino-acid sequence MIFALLAVGCGRDKAGKPGAPEAPAPAKMVPGGQLIYGSLLEPNTLNPLLSDLVATAEVGSLIFSGLVQVNDKGEWQADLASEVPTLRNGGVSPDGLTVTYRLRPGVTWHDGAPFTSADVKFTWETIMNRRVNVVSRDGYDMISAVDTPDANTVVVRFRQYYAPYLTLFTTILPRHLLANAEDIGKASFNRGPVGTGPFRFKEWRLAEAIVLEANPAYFKGRPNLDSIVYKIIPDSNIMLTQLKAGEVDIVSNVGIANLEQVKAVGGVRAVMTPNMIWEHLDFNLDNALFKDARVRRAVALALDRQAIVNSVVKGAASVAVGDQSPLSWAYNPVLKPPARDVGAARELLEQAGFKPGTDGVYVRDGQRLAFNLVTTTGNKTREAVAREVAQQLKEAGVEATVRLVDAPVFFGDVLRSRRFEAAMFAWVAGLDPDNASLWHSRNIPSAGNRYQGQNYAGWRNPEVDGLIEQGARLVDVEARRQAYLRIQELIAQEAPVIPLYFRSNVDAVRDTVVNYKPNPTQAGNLWNAREWGLTKKR; translated from the coding sequence TTGATATTTGCGCTGCTTGCCGTGGGGTGCGGGCGCGATAAGGCGGGAAAGCCAGGGGCGCCGGAGGCGCCCGCGCCGGCGAAGATGGTGCCAGGCGGGCAGCTTATTTATGGCAGTCTGTTGGAGCCGAATACGCTTAACCCGCTGCTCTCCGATCTGGTGGCGACCGCCGAGGTGGGCAGCCTGATTTTCAGCGGCCTGGTGCAGGTGAACGATAAGGGCGAGTGGCAGGCCGATCTGGCGAGCGAGGTGCCGACGCTGCGGAACGGGGGCGTAAGCCCGGATGGTCTGACGGTGACGTATCGCCTGCGCCCGGGGGTAACCTGGCACGACGGGGCGCCTTTTACGTCCGCGGATGTGAAGTTTACGTGGGAGACGATCATGAACCGGCGGGTGAATGTGGTTTCGCGCGACGGCTATGATATGATAAGCGCGGTGGATACTCCGGACGCCAATACGGTGGTGGTGCGGTTCCGGCAGTATTACGCGCCTTACCTGACGTTGTTCACGACCATTCTTCCCCGGCATCTGCTGGCGAACGCGGAGGATATCGGCAAGGCGTCGTTTAACCGCGGGCCGGTGGGGACGGGGCCGTTCAGGTTTAAGGAGTGGCGTCTGGCGGAGGCGATCGTGCTGGAGGCCAATCCGGCGTATTTCAAGGGCCGCCCGAATCTGGACAGCATTGTTTACAAGATCATTCCGGACAGCAATATCATGCTTACCCAGCTTAAGGCGGGCGAGGTCGATATCGTGAGCAACGTGGGCATCGCCAATCTGGAGCAGGTGAAGGCGGTGGGCGGGGTCCGGGCGGTGATGACGCCGAATATGATCTGGGAGCATCTGGACTTCAATCTGGATAACGCGCTTTTCAAGGATGCGAGGGTGCGGCGGGCGGTTGCGCTGGCGCTCGACCGGCAGGCGATCGTGAATAGTGTGGTGAAGGGTGCGGCCAGCGTGGCGGTGGGCGATCAGTCGCCGCTGTCGTGGGCGTATAATCCGGTGCTGAAGCCGCCGGCCCGCGATGTTGGCGCGGCGAGGGAGCTGTTGGAGCAGGCGGGTTTCAAGCCGGGAACGGACGGGGTTTATGTCAGGGATGGACAGCGCCTGGCTTTCAATCTGGTGACGACGACGGGGAACAAGACGCGGGAGGCGGTGGCCCGCGAGGTGGCGCAGCAGCTTAAAGAGGCGGGCGTGGAGGCAACCGTTCGGCTGGTGGACGCGCCGGTGTTTTTCGGGGACGTGCTGCGATCCCGCCGTTTCGAGGCGGCGATGTTTGCCTGGGTGGCGGGGCTCGATCCCGATAACGCCAGTCTGTGGCATTCGCGCAATATCCCGTCGGCGGGCAATAGGTATCAGGGGCAGAATTACGCCGGTTGGCGCAATCCCGAGGTGGACGGCCTTATCGAACAGGGGGCGCGGCTGGTGGATGTGGAGGCGAGGAGGCAGGCGTATCTCCGTATTCAGGAGCTGATCGCGCAGGAGGCGCCGGTGATTCCGCTTTATTTCCGTTCGAATGTTGACGCGGTGCGCGATACGGTGGTAAACTATAAACCGAACCCGACCCAGGCGGGCAACCTCTGGAACGCCCGCGAGTGGGGGTTGACCAAAAAAAGGTAG
- the coaE gene encoding dephospho-CoA kinase (Dephospho-CoA kinase (CoaE) performs the final step in coenzyme A biosynthesis.), producing MRVIGLTGGIASGKSTVSGMLRELGARVIDADAIAREVVEPGRPARDEIVAWLGRDILLADGSLDRRKLGELVFGDSKARAVLEGITHPRITAAAKEALAAAEREGCAAAVLDVPLLYEAGWDAYVDEVWVVYVDAATQLRRLMERDSLTEGQAAARVAAQMSLEEKARRADIVIDNSGAPESTAAQVAAAWRRPA from the coding sequence GTGCGCGTGATCGGACTGACAGGCGGGATCGCCAGCGGCAAGAGCACGGTGAGCGGCATGCTGCGCGAGCTGGGGGCGCGGGTGATCGACGCCGACGCTATCGCCCGCGAGGTTGTGGAGCCCGGCCGGCCGGCCAGAGACGAGATCGTCGCCTGGCTGGGCCGGGATATTCTGCTGGCCGACGGTTCGCTGGACCGCAGGAAGCTCGGCGAGCTGGTGTTTGGCGACAGTAAGGCGCGGGCCGTCCTGGAGGGCATTACCCATCCGCGGATTACGGCGGCGGCGAAAGAGGCGCTGGCGGCGGCGGAGCGGGAAGGCTGCGCGGCGGCGGTGCTGGATGTGCCGCTTTTGTATGAGGCCGGCTGGGACGCGTATGTGGACGAGGTTTGGGTGGTGTACGTGGATGCGGCCACTCAGTTAAGACGTCTGATGGAGCGGGATTCCCTTACGGAGGGGCAGGCGGCGGCTCGTGTCGCCGCCCAGATGAGCCTGGAGGAGAAGGCCCGCAGGGCCGATATCGTTATCGACAACAGCGGCGCCCCGGAAAGCACCGCCGCGCAGGTGGCGGCGGCCTGGCGCCGGCCGGCGTGA